A portion of the Microbulbifer agarilyticus genome contains these proteins:
- the prpF gene encoding 2-methylaconitate cis-trans isomerase PrpF — protein MNSPEPKKSAPQIKVPATYMRGGTSKGVFFRLQDLPEAAQVPGPARDKLLLRVIGSPDPYGKHTDGMGGATSSTSKTVILANSTQPEHDVDYLFGQVSIDKPFVDWSGNCGNLTAAVGAFAINSGFVDAERIPQNGICTVRIWQANIKKTIIAHVPITNGEVQETGDFELDGVTFPAAEVEIEFMDPADGAGAMFPTGNLVDDLEVPTDAVAGGKLKATMINAGIPTIFVNAADIGYTGTELQEAINSDEKALARFETLRAYGAKAMGLIENLEEAAARQHTPKIAFVAPPNDYVASSGKQVAAADIDLLVRALSMGKLHHAMMGTAAVAIGIAATIPGTLVNLAAGGGERNAVTFGHPSGTLRVGAEAEEVDGQWTATKAIMSRSARILMEGWVRVPGDSF, from the coding sequence ATGAACAGCCCTGAGCCCAAAAAGAGTGCTCCCCAAATAAAAGTGCCCGCCACCTATATGCGTGGCGGCACCAGTAAGGGCGTGTTCTTCCGCCTGCAGGACCTGCCCGAAGCGGCGCAGGTCCCTGGCCCCGCGCGCGACAAACTGCTGCTGCGGGTAATCGGCAGCCCGGACCCCTACGGCAAACACACCGACGGCATGGGCGGTGCCACCTCCAGCACCAGTAAAACGGTGATCCTGGCCAACAGCACCCAGCCGGAGCACGATGTGGACTACCTGTTCGGGCAGGTTTCCATCGATAAGCCCTTCGTCGACTGGTCTGGCAACTGCGGCAACCTCACCGCCGCCGTCGGAGCCTTCGCCATCAACAGCGGCTTTGTCGATGCCGAGCGTATCCCGCAAAACGGTATCTGCACCGTGCGCATCTGGCAGGCCAATATCAAAAAAACCATCATCGCCCACGTACCCATCACCAATGGGGAAGTGCAGGAAACCGGTGATTTTGAGCTGGACGGGGTCACCTTCCCGGCGGCCGAAGTCGAAATAGAATTTATGGACCCGGCGGATGGCGCTGGGGCCATGTTCCCCACCGGCAACCTGGTAGACGACCTGGAAGTGCCAACAGACGCTGTTGCAGGTGGCAAACTCAAAGCCACCATGATCAACGCCGGCATTCCCACCATCTTCGTCAACGCCGCCGATATCGGCTACACCGGCACTGAATTGCAGGAAGCCATCAACAGTGACGAAAAAGCCCTGGCTCGCTTCGAAACCCTGCGCGCCTATGGTGCAAAGGCCATGGGCCTGATCGAAAACCTCGAAGAGGCCGCCGCCCGCCAACATACGCCCAAGATCGCTTTCGTAGCCCCGCCCAATGACTACGTCGCATCCAGCGGCAAGCAAGTGGCCGCAGCCGATATCGATCTGCTGGTGCGTGCACTATCCATGGGCAAACTGCACCACGCCATGATGGGTACTGCGGCGGTAGCCATCGGTATTGCCGCCACAATTCCCGGTACGCTAGTTAATTTGGCCGCTGGGGGAGGGGAGCGCAATGCAGTTACCTTTGGCCATCCGTCCGGTACGCTCCGAGTTGGTGCGGAAGCGGAAGAGGTGGATGGGCAGTGGACGGCTACCAAGGCCATTATGAGTCGTAGTGCACGGATTTTGATGGAAGGGTGGGTACGGGTGCCTGGTGATTCTTTTTAG
- a CDS encoding biosynthetic peptidoglycan transglycosylase, which produces MKSEDDWSRLVQSIDKIRLEEMNRKLPENLLAYLVAGEDHRFWLHFGFDPIGLLRAAWNSKIHNRREGGSTIAMQLVRVVTGNYELSLKRKLNEIYLATRLTLYLERSEILKLYLSIAYYGWDMHGISKACKHLNLNKDALNDFEAASLVARLKYPEPRYFNDHKNKKIKIRAIHIINRFNKLNSVGQYGTI; this is translated from the coding sequence ATGAAGTCTGAAGATGATTGGAGTCGTCTCGTTCAAAGCATTGATAAAATAAGATTAGAGGAGATGAATCGAAAGCTTCCTGAAAACCTGCTCGCGTACCTGGTTGCAGGTGAGGATCATCGTTTTTGGTTGCATTTTGGTTTTGATCCTATTGGATTGCTCAGAGCAGCTTGGAACTCAAAAATCCACAATCGTCGTGAAGGTGGTTCAACCATTGCGATGCAGTTAGTTAGGGTTGTAACTGGAAATTATGAATTAAGCCTCAAAAGAAAGTTGAATGAAATATATTTGGCTACTAGATTGACGCTGTATTTGGAGCGGTCTGAAATATTGAAGCTATATTTGTCAATTGCTTATTATGGGTGGGATATGCATGGTATTTCAAAAGCATGCAAGCATCTAAATTTGAATAAAGATGCACTGAATGATTTTGAAGCAGCCTCTCTTGTAGCTAGATTGAAGTACCCCGAGCCAAGGTATTTCAATGACCATAAAAATAAAAAAATTAAGATCAGAGCGATACATATAATTAACAGGTTTAATAAATTAAACTCCGTGGGGCAATATGGAACCATTTAA
- the acnD gene encoding Fe/S-dependent 2-methylisocitrate dehydratase AcnD, whose product MNTEFRKNLPGTDLDYFDTREAVENIQPGSYAKLPYTSRILAENLVRRCEPENLTAALKQIIERKRDLDFPWFPARVVCHDILGQTALVDLAGLRDAIAEKGGDPAKVNPVVPTQLIVDHSLAVEHPGFEKNAFEKNREVEERRNEDRFHFINWTKTAFENVDVIPPGNGIMHQINLEKMSPVVQVRNGVAFPDTCVGTDSHTPMVDALGVISVGVGGLEAESVMLGRASYMRLPDIVGVELTGKLQPGITGTDMVLALTEFLRRERVVGAYLEFYGEGASSLSLGDRATIANMTPEYGATAGMFAIDEQTIDYLKLTGRDDEQVALVEKFAKETGLWADTLKEAEYERVLQFDLSSVGRNLAGPSNPHALLPVSELGNRGIAKEWEEKEGEMPDGAVIIAAITSCTNTSNPRNMIAAGLIARNANKLGLTRKPWVKTSLAPGSKTVKMYLEEADLLPELQQQGFDVVAFACTTCNGMSGALDPKIQKEVIDRDLYATAVLSGNRNFDGRIHPYAKQAFLASPPLVVAYAIAGTIRFDIEKDVLGHDKDGNAITLKDIWPSDEEIDAIVKQSVKPEQFREVYIPMFDLNKAEAEKGDPLYNWRAMSTYIRRPPYWNEEGEGAMAGERTLKGMRPLAVLGDNITTDHLSPSNAILASSAAGEYLAKMGLPEEDFNSYATHRGDHLTAQRATFANPKLLNEMVRSENGEVKQGSLARVEPEGKETRMWEAIETYMDRKQPLIIIAGADYGQGSSRDWAAKGVRLAGVEAIVAEGFERIHRTNLIGMGVLPLEFLPGTTRETLGIDGTETFDVAGERTPGATLTLRVHRKDGETVEVPVKCRLDTAEEVSIYDAGGVLQRFANDFLEAEGAAQ is encoded by the coding sequence ATGAATACCGAATTCCGCAAAAACCTCCCCGGCACCGACCTAGATTATTTCGACACCCGCGAGGCCGTCGAAAACATCCAGCCGGGCAGCTACGCAAAACTGCCGTATACCTCCCGTATCCTGGCAGAAAACCTCGTTCGCCGCTGTGAGCCTGAAAACCTCACCGCCGCCCTCAAGCAGATTATCGAACGCAAGCGTGACCTCGACTTCCCCTGGTTCCCCGCGCGCGTCGTCTGCCACGATATTCTCGGCCAAACCGCACTGGTCGACCTCGCCGGCCTGCGCGACGCCATTGCAGAGAAGGGCGGTGACCCCGCCAAAGTAAACCCGGTAGTGCCCACCCAGCTGATCGTCGACCACTCCCTGGCCGTCGAACACCCTGGTTTTGAAAAGAACGCGTTTGAAAAAAACCGCGAAGTCGAAGAGCGCCGCAACGAAGACCGTTTCCACTTCATCAATTGGACCAAAACCGCGTTCGAAAACGTCGACGTCATTCCGCCCGGCAACGGCATCATGCACCAGATCAACCTGGAGAAAATGTCTCCGGTGGTGCAGGTGCGTAACGGCGTCGCCTTCCCGGATACCTGTGTCGGTACCGACAGCCACACTCCAATGGTCGACGCCCTCGGCGTAATCTCCGTCGGCGTGGGTGGCCTCGAAGCCGAAAGCGTCATGCTCGGCCGCGCCTCCTACATGCGCCTGCCAGACATCGTTGGCGTAGAGCTGACCGGCAAACTGCAGCCCGGCATTACTGGTACCGACATGGTGCTGGCCCTGACCGAATTCCTGCGCCGCGAGCGCGTAGTTGGTGCCTATCTCGAATTCTACGGCGAAGGCGCCTCCAGCCTGAGCCTCGGCGACCGCGCCACCATCGCCAACATGACGCCGGAATACGGTGCCACCGCCGGCATGTTCGCCATCGATGAACAAACCATCGACTACCTCAAGCTCACCGGCCGCGACGACGAGCAGGTAGCCCTGGTAGAAAAGTTCGCGAAAGAAACCGGCCTCTGGGCAGATACCCTGAAAGAGGCCGAATACGAGCGCGTACTCCAGTTCGACCTTTCCTCCGTAGGCCGCAACTTGGCCGGCCCTTCCAATCCGCACGCACTACTGCCGGTATCTGAACTGGGTAATCGCGGTATTGCCAAAGAATGGGAAGAGAAAGAAGGCGAAATGCCCGATGGTGCCGTCATCATCGCCGCCATCACCAGCTGTACCAACACCAGCAACCCGCGCAACATGATTGCCGCAGGCCTGATCGCGCGTAACGCCAACAAGCTCGGCCTTACCCGCAAGCCCTGGGTAAAAACCTCCCTCGCGCCCGGTTCCAAAACCGTAAAAATGTACCTGGAAGAAGCCGACCTGTTGCCAGAACTGCAACAACAGGGCTTTGATGTGGTCGCCTTTGCCTGTACCACTTGTAACGGCATGAGCGGCGCGCTGGACCCGAAAATCCAGAAAGAAGTCATCGACCGCGACCTCTACGCCACTGCCGTACTGTCCGGCAACCGCAACTTCGATGGCCGCATCCACCCCTACGCCAAGCAGGCATTCCTGGCCTCACCACCGCTGGTCGTGGCCTATGCCATCGCCGGCACCATCCGCTTCGATATCGAAAAGGATGTACTGGGCCACGATAAAGACGGCAACGCCATCACCCTGAAAGATATCTGGCCGAGCGATGAAGAGATCGACGCGATCGTGAAGCAGAGCGTTAAGCCAGAGCAATTCCGCGAAGTCTACATCCCGATGTTTGATTTAAATAAAGCGGAAGCAGAGAAGGGCGACCCCCTGTATAACTGGCGCGCCATGAGCACCTACATCCGCCGCCCGCCCTATTGGAATGAAGAGGGGGAAGGAGCGATGGCCGGCGAACGTACCCTCAAAGGCATGCGCCCACTGGCGGTACTCGGTGACAACATCACCACCGACCACCTGTCGCCGTCCAACGCTATTCTTGCAAGCAGTGCGGCGGGTGAATACCTGGCGAAAATGGGCCTGCCGGAAGAAGACTTCAACTCCTACGCCACGCACCGCGGTGATCACCTCACCGCCCAGCGCGCCACCTTCGCCAACCCGAAACTGTTGAACGAAATGGTGCGCAGTGAAAACGGTGAAGTGAAGCAGGGCTCACTGGCCCGCGTAGAGCCGGAAGGCAAAGAAACCCGCATGTGGGAAGCCATCGAAACCTACATGGACCGCAAGCAGCCGCTGATCATTATTGCCGGCGCCGACTACGGCCAGGGTTCCTCCCGCGACTGGGCCGCAAAAGGCGTGCGCCTCGCCGGTGTAGAAGCGATTGTGGCGGAAGGCTTCGAGCGCATTCACCGCACCAACCTCATCGGTATGGGCGTTTTACCGCTGGAATTCCTGCCGGGCACCACCCGCGAAACCCTAGGCATCGACGGAACCGAAACCTTCGACGTAGCCGGCGAACGCACCCCGGGCGCCACACTGACCCTGCGCGTACACCGCAAAGACGGTGAAACCGTAGAGGTGCCGGTAAAATGCCGCCTGGATACCGCCGAAGAAGTTTCCATCTACGACGCCGGCGGTGTACTGCAGCGCTTTGCCAACGACTTCCTCGAAGCTGAGGGCGCCGCGCAATGA